One Fulvia fulva chromosome 12, complete sequence genomic region harbors:
- a CDS encoding MYG1 protein, translating to MNRLRFASNSLFHRRVPTSIRCYCPAPITSAKPAKTPDDLFQRLVASHPQLYRPLLMSEPASKRVKMSNGTAAPVIGTHNGHFHADEALAVYLLRLLPEYQNASLTRTRDAEVLNSCDIVVDVGGVHDHAVKRYDHHQREFNATFPGKHTKLSSAGLVWMHYGKQIISAVTALPVEDADNELLYQEIYEDFVEAFDGNDNGISSYDPQELRKAGIQKKFNDGGFTIASVVSRYNRAPVSQLADGKPAGNGAPPAQGKPEKTQDEEDNRFLRASQFVGEQFSLKLTDMFTSWLPARAVVAKAFNLRHAVDPSGSIIVIPYKAEGVPWSDHLYSLEEEHKVQGNVLYALFAENGEPDSKWRIRAVSLELGSFENRKGLPEAWRGVRDEELSKLSGIPGCIFVHAAGFIGGNKTFEGALEMAKKAVQM from the coding sequence ATGAACAGACTTCGATTTGCTTCGAACAGTTTGTTTCACAGGAGAGTTCCAACATCCATTCGTTGCTACTGCCCCGCACCAATAACGTCTGCAAAGCCAGCAAAGACTCCCGACGATCTCTTCCAACGCCTCGTAGCATCCCACCCACAGCTTTATCGACCACTGCTCATGTCCGAGCCTGCCTCAAAGCGCGTCAAGATGTCCAACGGCACCGCTGCCCCAGTCATTGGCACTCACAACGGCCACTTCCACGCCGACGAAGCTCTCGCCGTCTACCTCCTCCGCTTGCTGCCAGAGTACCAGAATGCCTCCCTCACCCGCACAAGAGACGCCGAAGTGCTCAATAGCTGCGACATTGTGGTAGATGTTGGTGGTGTCCACGATCACGCAGTCAAGCGCTACGACCACCACCAGCGCGAGTTCAATGCCACATTCCCAGGCAAGCACACTAAGCTGTCCAGCGCTGGTCTCGTCTGGATGCACTACGGCAAGCAGATCATCTCCGCAGTGACGGCACTGCCTGTTGAAGATGCGGACAACGAGCTTCTCTACCAAGAAATCTACGAGGACTTCGTCGAGGCATTTGACGGCAACGACAACGGCATCTCGTCATACGACCCACAAGAGCTTAGGAAAGCAGGCATCCAGAAGAAGTTCAACGACGGCGGCTTCACAATCGCAAGCGTCGTCTCACGCTACAACAGAGCACCAGTCAGCCAATTGGCAGACGGCAAGCCAGCAGGCAATGGCGCACCACCAGCACAGGGCAAGCCAGAGAAGACACAAGATGAGGAGGACAACAGATTCCTACGCGCATCGCAGTTCGTCGGTGAGCAGTTCTCGCTGAAGCTGACGGATATGTTCACGTCCTGGTTACCAGCACGCGCTGTGGTCGCCAAAGCTTTCAACTTACGACACGCAGTCGACCCGTCCGGCAGCATCATCGTGATTCCATACAAGGCGGAAGGCGTACCGTGGTCAGACCACCTCTACAGCTTGGAAGAGGAGCACAAGGTGCAGGGCAATGTGCTGTATGCACTGTTTGCGGAAAACGGCGAGCCAGACAGCAAGTGGCGCATCAGAGCTGTCTCGCTTGAGCTGGGCAGCTTCGAGAATCGCAAGGGACTGCCAGAGGCATGGAGAGGTGTTCGTGATGAGGAGCTCAGCAAGCTCAGTGGTATTCCAGGCTGCATCTTCGTGCACGCGGCTGGCTTCATCGGTGGGAACAAGACTTTCGAGGGTGCTTTGGAGATGGCGAAGAAGGCTGTGCAGATGTAA
- a CDS encoding pH-response regulator protein palA/RIM20: MQSGNILQIPFRRTGALTLSAAIRNYISNKYDQHPDTFSRDLELIDQLRKDAVNALEPHSSAIKKIQQYAAQLVWMGGKFPVDIGADFTWYPSLGYHTNHAHTENNIRFELANVLFNLAAMYSQLALASNRSTGDGLKSAANNFCFAAGVFHHLKDNVIPDLRSSPPEDMDSATLEALGHLMLAQAQECFWQKAVKDGMKDATIAKLAAKVSDLYDDANEWSMKSDSIRSEWIHHMNAKHHHFAAAAQFRASCDALEKRKYGEELARLRDSLNCVNLALKESTYVNQAVKGDLNGLKNKVAEDLKKAEKDNDTIYLQLEPSKAELQPLDRASMVVARVPPEVEKSQEMLGDHAPLGKPLFAKLVPYSVHVAASIYADRRDRLVNNTVIAELESMTQRIHELLSSLNLPGSLQALEKPLGLPPGLASHAEEVRQSNGVHRLHATIADTEKLKANNRVLYQEGIDLLRTEAGEDEASRRKYGTERWTRPAGRDVVPKLYQQVNDIEGYLKQADASDQMVQTKLRENESLIRLLGGSDRDLEDYVPSSRRATMTAKVEREANALRASLNEVNRLESRRRKKVEALRTKAKEDDVNPDLLKEAARLEREFPMQPVQASQFETLFDRRLTKYDPDQNDLKKEEKEQQTLLDRVTQANTSFQSAKKGDTSSREREEALQNLENAYTAYKDILKNLETGRKFYNDLAAITTRFRDECRNFVYTRRTEAQHLEQDVSTMMQNLDFQERNQKVLMERREQDRAASRRGSVQPVSEINPIPAPMPQRVNQAPPPVANVQTPDVTTWQEGMPIVFGGGGGGGAQQQKGKGKAAGGTWDPSMGVQFGR, translated from the coding sequence ATGCAGAGCGGCAACATACTACAGATCCCCTTCCGCCGCACGGGAGCACTGACATTGTCTGCCGCGATACGCAACTACATCTCCAACAAATACGACCAGCATCCAGACACTTTCTCCCGCGATCTCGAACTTATAGACCAACTTCGCAAAGATGCCGTCAACGCTCTCGAGCCTCACAGCAGTGCGATCAAGAAGATCCAGCAGTACGCTGCCCAGCTGGTGTGGATGGGCGGGAAGTTCCCAGTGGACATAGGCGCAGACTTCACGTGGTATCCGTCGCTGGGCTACCACACGAACCATGCCCATACCGAAAACAACATCCGCTTCGAGCTGGCGAACGTCCTCTTCAATCTGGCGGCCATGTACTCCCAGCTGGCTCTAGCCTCGAACAGATCTACTGGCGATGGACTCAAGAGCGCAGCGAATAACTTTTGCTTCGCGGCTGGAGTGTTCCATCATCTCAAGGACAATGTCATACCTGATCTGAGGAGCAGTCCTCCCGAGGACATGGACTCTGCGACACTGGAGGCACTAGGACACTTGATGCTCGCTCAGGCGCAGGAGTGCTTTTGGCAGAAAGCAGTGAAGGATGGCATGAAAGATGCGACGATCGCGAAGTTGGCTGCGAAAGTCAGCGATCTCTATGACGATGCGAACGAGTGGAGCATGAAGAGCGACAGTATACGGAGCGAGTGGATACACCATATGAACGCGAAGCATCACCACTTTGCTGCAGCTGCACAATTTCGCGCTTCATGCGACGCGCTGGAAAAGAGGAAATATGGTGAAGAGCTGGCGCGGTTGAGAGACAGTCTGAACTGTGTGAATCTGGCTTTGAAAGAGTCGACATATGTCAACCAGGCTGTCAAGGGAGATCTCAATGGCTTGAAGAACAAAGTCGCTGAGGATCTGAAGAAGGCGGAGAAAGACAACGACACGATATATCTGCAGCTGGAACCATCGAAGGCGGAGCTACAACCACTGGATCGCGCGAGTATGGTGGTAGCGAGAGTCCCGCCGGAGGTCGAGAAGAGCCAGGAAATGTTGGGAGATCACGCACCGCTGGGGAAGCCACTTTTTGCGAAACTTGTGCCGTATAGCGTACATGTCGCTGCATCGATCTATGCCGACAGGAGAGATCGTCTGGTCAACAACACCGTCATCGCCGAGCTTGAGTCCATGACACAGCGGATACACGAGTTGCTCTCGAGCCTCAATCTTCCCGGGTCGTTGCAAGCATTGGAGAAGCCACTGGGACTACCGCCTGGACTTGCGAGTCATGCTGAGGAAGTGCGTCAATCTAATGGTGTGCATCGGCTTCACGCAACTATCGCGGACACCGAAAAGCTGAAGGCAAACAATCGAGTGCTTTACCAGGAAGGTATTGATCTTCTACGCACCGAAGCTGGCGAAGATGAAGCCTCGAGGAGGAAGTACGGCACGGAGCGATGGACCCGACCAGCTGGGAGAGATGTGGTACCGAAGCTGTACCAGCAAGTCAACGACATCGAGGGCTACCTGAAGCAAGCAGACGCAAGCGATCAGATGgtccagacaaagctccGCGAGAACGAGAGTCTCATTAGACTGCTTGGTGGTTCAGATCGGGACCTAGAAGACTACGTGCCCAGCAGCAGACGAGCGACCATGACCGCCAAGGTTGAACGAGAAGCCAATGCGCTACGTGCCAGTCTAAACGAAGTCAACCGCCTGGAAAGCAGACGACGGAAGAAGGTGGAGGCATTGCGGACGAAGGCCAAGGAGGACGATGTCAATCCCGATCTACTGAAAGAAGCCGCACGCCTCGAACGAGAATTCCCGATGCAACCTGTGCAAGCGTCACAGTTCGAGACGCTATTTGACAGACGGCTGACAAAGTACGATCCTGATCAGAACGACTTGAAGAAGGAAGAGAAGGAACAGCAGACCCTGCTCGACCGCGTCACCCAAGCGAACACATCATTTCAATCTGCGAAGAAGGGCGACACATCCTCACGCGAGCGCGAAGAAGCCCTTCAAAATCTCGAGAACGCATACACGGCATACAAGGATATCCTCAAAAACCTCGAAACAGGCCGAAAATTCTACAACGACCTCGCCGCCATCACAACACGATTCCGCGACGAATGCCGCAACTTCGTCTACACCCGCCGCACTGAGGCGCAACACTTGGAACAAGATGTATCGACCATGATGCAGAACCTCGACTTCCAGGAGCGGAATCAGAAAGTCCTAATGGAGAGGCGAGAGCAAGATCGTGCTGCGTCTAGACGAGGGAGTGTCCAGCCTGTGAGTGAGATCAATCCTATACCAGCGCCGATGCCGCAGAGGGTTAACCAGGCGCCGCCGCCGGTTGCGAATGTACAGACGCCGGATGTGACGACGTGGCAGGAGGGTATGCCGATTGTGTTTGGTGGAGGCGGAGGCGGAGGCGCACAGCAGCAGAAGGGGAAGGGAAAGGCGGCTGGTGGGACGTGGGATCCGAGTATGGGGGTGCAGTTTGGGAGGTAG
- a CDS encoding 40S ribosomal protein S23, protein MGKGKPRGLLAARKLRNHRREQQWADLHYKKRLLGTAYKSSPFGGSSHAKGIVLEKVGVEAKQPNSAIRKCVRVQLIKNGKKVTAFVPNDGCLNFVDENDEVLLAGFGRKGKAKGDIPGVRFKVVKVSGVGLSALWKEKKEKPRS, encoded by the exons ATGGGTAAGGGAAAGCCAAGAGGTCTTTTGGCCGCACGCAAGCTGCGCAACCACCGCCGTGAACAGCAGTGGGCAGATCTCCACTACAAGAAGAGACTATTGGGTACCGCATACAAGTCCTCGCCATTCGGT GGTTCATCACACGCCAAGGGCATCGTCCTCGAGAAGGTCGGTGTTGAGGCCAAGCAGCCAAACTCCGCCATCCGAAAGTGTGTGCGTGTTCAGCTCATCAAGAACGGCAAGAAGGTCACTGCTTTCG TGCCGAATGACGGTTGCTTGAACTTCGTCGACGAGAACGACGAGGTCCTGCTCGCTGGTTTCGGTCGTAAGGGCAAGGCCAAGGGTGATATTCCCGGTGTGCGTTTCAAGGTCGTCAAGGTTTCCGGTGTTGGTCTGTCTGCCCTCTGGAAGGAGAAGAAGGAGAAGCCACGTTCGTAG
- a CDS encoding Metal homeostasis factor ATX1: protein MAEHKYHFEIKMTCGGCSGAVDRVLKKLDGVKSYEVSLENQTADVVTEGDSLSYDAVLEKIKKTGKEVKSARADGIAQAV from the exons ATGGCAGAACACAAATACCACTTCGAGATCAAGATGACCTGCGGCGGCTGCTCTGGTGCTGTGGACAGAGTGCTCAAGAAGCTGGATG GCGTCAAATCCTACGAAGTATCCCTCGAGAACCAGACCGCCGATGTCGTGACGGAGGGTGACAGTCTGAGCTACGACGCTGTGTTGGAGAAGATCAAGAAGACGGGCAAGGAGGTGAAGAGTGCACGGGCGGATGGGATCGCGCAGGCGGTGTGA
- a CDS encoding Sterol carrier protein 2 — protein sequence MAARAAKNKPPVYVLGVGMTKFIKPRGKVDYTELGFEAGVKAMLDAQVNYDEMDAGVACYCYGDSTCGQRVFYQFGMTQIPIYNVNNNCSTGSTGLHLARTMCAGGMADAVLVVGFEKMNPGSLQSYFLDRANPTGTTGMMMQQTRGRTNAPEAAQLFGNAGREYKEKFGAKNEDFAEIGRINHEHSKRNPYSQFMDEYTLEQVMGSTMIHEPLTKLQCCPTSDGGAAAVVVSQAFLDARPHLKEHAILIAGQTLATDAPSLFSQSAIDLIGYHMTEYAAKTAMEEAGVKPEDVKVCELHDCFSANEMCTIDAMGLSPKGKAHEMVRNGDITYGGKMVINPSGGLISKGHPLGATGLAQCAELVWHLRGWANNRLVPDTSVALQHNLGLGGAVVVTVYKRTDGKAAPKVDDAAVGKQNKLGYNPATEAKGFTKAQVDSVRSKKMRSEWALQDIEKKVESRF from the coding sequence ATGGCAGCCCGCGCAGCAAAGAACAAGCCTCCGGTCTACGTCCTCGGTGTAGGCATGACCAAATTCATCAAACCACGAGGCAAAGTCGACTACACCGAGCTCGGCTTCGAAGCAGGCGTCAAAGCCATGCTGGACGCCCAAGTAAACTACGACGAAATGGATGCCGGTGTCGCCTGCTACTGCTACGGCGACTCAACCTGCGGCCAGCGAGTCTTCTACCAATTCGGCATGACCCAAATCCCCATCTACAACGTCAACAACAACTGCTCCACGGGCTCAACAGGTCTCCACCTCGCTCGCACCATGTGTGCCGGCGGGATGGCAGATGCTGTCCTCGTTGTTGGATTCGAGAAGATGAACCCAGGATCTCTGCAGTCGTACTTCCTGGACCGCGCGAATCCTACCGGCACGACTGGTATGATGATGCAGCAGACTCGCGGAAGGACGAATGCGCCTGAGGCTGCGCAGCTCTTCGGTAATGCAGGACGGGAGTACAAGGAGAAGTTTGGTGCGAAGAACGAGGATTTCGCGGAGATTGGGAGGATTAACCATGAGCATTCGAAACGCAACCCGTACTCGCAGTTTATGGATGAATACACACTGGAGCAGGTTATGGGATCGACTATGATTCACGAGCCATTGACGAAGCTTCAATGCTGCCCTACGTCCGATGGTGGTGCTGCCGCTGTTGTTGTTTCCCAGGCATTCCTTGATGCACGCCCACATCTCAAGGAGCACGCTATCCTCATCGCTGGCCAGACTCTCGCTACCGATGCTCCATCGCTCTTCTCGCAGTCCGCCATCGACCTTATAGGATACCACATGACCGAGTACGCCGCCAAGACCGCAATGGAGGAGGCCGGCGTCAAGCCAGAGGATGTCAAGGTCTGCGAGTTGCACGATTGCTTCTCCGCGAACGAGATGTGCACAATCGACGCAATGGGACTTTCACCTAAAGGAAAGGCACACGAGATGGTCCGAAACGGCGACATTACATACGGCGGAAAGATGGTCATCAACCCATCCGGCGGCCTCATCTCGAAGGGCCACCCACTCGGCGCAACAGGCCTTGCACAATGCGCTGAGCTCGTATGGCATCTGAGAGGATGGGCCAACAACAGACTTGTTCCAGACACAAGTGTTGCGCTTCAGCACAACTTGGGTCTTGGTGGTGCTGTGGTTGTCACAGTGTACAAGAGGACAGACGGCAAGGCCGCTCCAAAGGTCGACGATGCAGCGGTTGGCAAGCAGAATAAGTTGGGCTACAACCCAGCGACCGAGGCGAAGGGCTTCACGAAGGCACAGGTGGATAGTGTGAGGAGTAAGAAGATGAGGAGTGAGTGGGCGCTGCAGGATATCGAGAAGAAGGTTGAGTCGAGGTTTTAA
- a CDS encoding Short-chain dehydrogenase/reductase VdtF — MAETHHFDVNRLFGVKGYVAVVTGGGTGIGLMAAQALSANGAKVYITGRRTDALEKAASEHTPDQEHTGGQIIPLGPCDVTKKEDLQKVVDELSKKEKYINLLVCNAGIPGPKGGGGEEDAKDLKKKLWENESVEDWQTTMETDVTSVYFTTVAFLPLLQSALGSQGASNDTGPAGVHEDFAPSVITISSMSGLMRHAQGHFAYNAAKGATVHLTKLMSSEFQEAKIRVNSIAPGYFPSEMTAKESDERNKSGFPEGKIEQTGHVPLMRAGRDEEIGMTVLFLAKNCYVNGQILAVDGGVLNVVAG; from the coding sequence ATGGCTGAGACACACCACTTCGACGTGAACCGCCTATTCGGCGTGAAGGGCTATGTCGCGGTCGTAACAGGTGGCGGCACAGGCATTGGCCTCATGGCAGCACAAGCCCTCTCAGCCAACGGCGCCAAAGTCTACATCACCGGTCGCCGAACAGACGCCCTCGAGAAAGCCGCCAGCGAACACACACCCGACCAAGAGCACACAGGCGGCCAGATCATCCCGCTCGGCCCATGCGATGTCACAAAGAAGGAGGACCTACAAAAAGTAGTCGACGAGCTCAGCAAGAAAGAGAAGTACATCAACCTGCTAGTCTGCAACGCAGGCATTCCAGGCCCCAAGGGCGGAGGCGGCGAGGAGGATGCCAAGGATCTGAAGAAGAAGTTATGGGAGAACGAATCGGTAGAGGACTGGCAAACGACGATGGAGACAGATGTCACATCCGTCTACTTCACCACCGTCGCCTTCCTCCCCCTCCTCCAATCCGCCCTCGGCTCCCAAGGCGCCTCAAACGACACCGGCCCCGCCGGCGTCCACGAAGACTTCGCTCCCAGCGTCATCACCATCTCCTCCATGTCCGGCCTAATGCGGCACGCCCAGGGCCACTTCGCCTACAACGCCGCCAAAGGCGCGACAGTCCACCTCACAAAGCTTATGTCGAGTGAGTTCCAAGAGGCCAAGATTCGAGTAAACAGCATTGCGCCGGGCTACTTTCCGTCAGAAATGACTGCGAAGGAAAGTGATGAGAGGAATAAGAGCGGCTTTCCGGAGGGCAAGATTGAGCAGACGGGTCATGTGCCCCTGATGAGGGCGGGGAGGGATGAGGAGATTGGGATGACGGTGTTGTTTTTGGCGAAGAATTGTTATGTTAATGGGCAGATTCTTGCGGTGGATGGAGGGGTGCTGAATGTGGTTGCTGGCTGA